In Fragaria vesca subsp. vesca linkage group LG5, FraVesHawaii_1.0, whole genome shotgun sequence, the genomic stretch GACATATTGGTAACTAACATTCTATATATAACAGTAACCTTGTTTTATCTCATCCTAAAATAAACTAACAGCAAGATTTGCATTCTAGATTGACAGATGCAAAAACTCATCATTTCAAGATATTGTGGTAAATAAGATTATAGATAACAGCAATCTTGTTCTATCTCATATCAGATATAAACTTAAAAGCTATATTTACATTCTCGATTGACAGCTTTATCCAGATTACAGTTTACAAAAGCACAATTGCTCACCGTTAATTGGTCCAAAGCTATAGTTTCAACATCCTCACGCTTGGAGAGCATAGATATTCTTTCCAGTATAGGAGAAACAAATGATGGAAATTCGCCTAAATTCTTCTTAGAATCAACATTCCTTGTCTGCCAAAAAAGTATGAAGATTGAATCACGGGAAAGGCTTGGATAGTCATTCATACTTCAAAATAAGAGGATCATCTTATATTTCGTAATCCTTTAGAAATTAGAAAAGTAACTGAAGGTGAACAAAATACAAAGAACACAATGATATTTATAGTAAAATTTCATTTTGGAATTCCGTTGTTGCTTCTCTCTCTTCAAAACAGGCAACTTTTTTCATAGGTTATGGTTGATAAGGGAGATTGCATATTTTGGGGAGCATCTGTTACCAGATCGAGAGTGCATGACCCTAAGCACATTGTTAAAGTCTGATCTTGTACTTCCTATCAACTAGGAATTTCTTCTATGCAATGGACAGGGTAAAATTTCTAAGTCTTCTTGGTAGGCACAATGTCAGCAACATCCACAGAAAATGTCCAACTTCCCACAAATGACCCCAATCTTTCAACCAAGTTCCAAGTTATAGTGACTGGTTTTCAATCATCTGTAACTAACTAACCTGCCCTAATTATGTCCCAACAAAATGCTTTTATTTATGCAAAATGTAGCTGACAAAAAACTAATAAAGTCTGTAGTTTTTGAACCTTACCTCATAACAAAACTCATAGCCATAATGCTGAACCCTTCTTTTCGCAAGATTCTTCCAGGGCCTTTCATCAACTGCCGCAAGCAGCTCCTAAACAAACCAAGGTAGCATACATAAATTTCCGAATAATATATATAGTTATATACATTGGCGAAACTCCACCCAACTATAAAAACAATTAAGCAGGGACGTAGGGTGACAAGAACCGAATACCTCCTCCTCTTTCGCAGTGACGAAATCATGGAACAAGTAAAGGCCAGGAATTTTCAGCTCCGAATGCAGTAAAGACACTTCCACAGAGTCATCAACTCGACCCTGATACACATTAAATACTGCTTGTTAATGTGAGAACAAACTGAAGAACATAGACTCACCAAAAATACATAAAACACAACTCTTCTACAAAACTCGTCCGGCTAATTTCCACGGCCGAAAACGATATTACAATCCACATTTCCTTGATATATATAATCGAAAACCATCTACTACATTCACTATACACAATCCAATCAAACTTTGATGAACTAAGCAATATTACACTGCACATTTTATCACCAATAAATAAAACTTTGATGAATTAATCAATATACAATGCACATTTTTGATACACAATCCAATCACATGACAGAGTCACAAAAAAGATTCAAACTTTGATGAAATGTTGGGAAACCCAACTCACCATTGAGGTGGGTTGAAGAACAGAGTATCTAATGTGCAAGGTGCGACCCTTGAGGTCAGGACAAGGGCGGCCATGCAAGGCATTCAAGGCGTTCTGGGCAGAGCTCTCTTGGGCGAAGGAGACAACGACACGAGCGCCGGTGTCGTCGGCGGCGTGGACGCCTGAGACTTGACCGAAGGAGCCAAAGGCGGTGGCAATGGCGTCGTGGGAGAGCCCCACGGCGGGCCCACAGTTAGCGACGAAGAGATTGGGGCTGCTCAAGGCTCCCTTCGGACGCCCAAATCTCGCCAAACCCATCAAATCCTCTGCTATTCCTTTTCCCCTCAGTTTTGGCTTTTTTACTCTTCTTTTTTAGAATGTGATGGTTTTTACTCTTTCACTCTGTTTACTGATACAGCATTGGGTAATTTATTTATGTTTTTTAATCTCTTTTTTTTCTTTTTTTTTTTGAGAATTGAATAATTGCATTAATAACAAAATAGATATTTACATCAGTTATGTACTTACATGTACATGAGACAGTCATTATGACATAGCCTCATCCAAAAAATGCAGAAAACAAAAGCGCATAAGTGTAAGATGGTAGGTCATCAATGTGATATAATGTGAATGTTGTGGCATGTCAATAGAATGTTGTGAATTACATTTATCAGATCATATGTGACTAATGTTAGATTCAAAGTGTACATATCAACCAATTAAAACTCTATGAGTTGTAATTTATATAAAAGTTCGATATATTCAATTTATTTAAAGTAGAGCATATAACGTATATGAGACATGGGTAGAGACGTGTTGTTCTCACTTGTCAAAAAGAAGAAAGTTTTATCACTATTAATTGAATTTTTTCACTAAATTCATTAATATAGCCCTCAAATATTTAGAAAAGGAAAGAATTAAACAAGGTTTATCAATGACAAGAAATAATTCACACCTAAGGAAAAGAATATTGTACCTCACTATGTGTCACCTAGCAAAACTCTACCAAAACTGTGATTTGCCGAAAAGGAAAGATTGTAACTTTGGTGATCCGCCCATTAATCCAATTCTGCACAATTTTCTCATCCCCTTCCAACCCCCATTTCACACCTTACTTCATTTTCCTATATAAAAGGACACCCATCTAACAAAGCTACATCACAGTTCATCTCATCACCTTCATATCCATCACTACAAAAATGGGACTCAAGCTTCATGGCCTTGCTCTCTCAACATGCACTGCTCGTGTCACCACCGCCATTTACGAGAAAGGGCAGGAATTCGAGCTCATCCCTGTTAACCTTACCACCGGAGAACACAAGCAGTCAGGTTTCCTTGCCAAAAATGTAAGAACATCATGTAACATTATGTCTGCATATATATTTTCCGACAAGGTAAGCTCTTGATCCAATCTGACATGGTGTTGTGTTTGTGTTGATGATATTGCAGCCCTTTGGTCAAATTCCAGCCCTAGAGGATGGTGATCTCACTCTTTTTGGTAATCTTTCCTTTCCCTATTGCAGTGATTTTAAGAATTTCATATATTAGAAGATGATGACAATTCAGAACAAGCTAGCATGGATTGGCCAAAAGTAGCAACATTAATGAATACTCTCATCCGGCCATGAAAATGTGATTAATTTCCGGCAAACATACCAGAATAAAATTCAAAACCTGTTTTAGGAGTAATCTGGTCTTTTTGGCCTAGTGATACAATTCATATGATTTTAGATTGGTTTGAAAATATTGAAGTATTTGAGGTATGATAACTGTAGTATATGTTTGTAGCTTTTACTATCCATGCATACTCAGTTAGCATATCTGTGGAATGAACATTGACAGAGTCTAGAGCCATTGCATCATATGTTGCCGAAAAGTACAAGGACTCTGGTTCTGATCTCATCAGGCACAACAACCTCAAGGAAGCTGCACTTGTCAAGGTGTGGTCGGAGGTGGAGGCTCAGACCTTCCACCCGGTAATCTCCACCATTGTCCACCAGCATCTCATTCTCCCATTGTTTGGACAGCAGCCAGACCAAGCAGTGATCGATGCAAACCTGGAGAAGCTCAAGAACATCCTCAATGTCTATGACGCGAGGTTGAAGAGCAGCAAGTACTTGGCAGGAGATTTCTTCAGCATCGCGGATCTTAACCACTTTCCCTACCTTTTCTACTTCATGAGGAGCCCTTGGACTTCGGTGGTGAATGATCGTCCTCATGTGAAAGCCTGGTGGGAGGACATTTCTTCAAGGCCAAGCTTCAAGAAAGTAGCTGAGGGAATGGCCTTAGGTCAGAAGTAGGAGTTCTACCTTAGCTATAGCTAGCCAGCTACAAGAATAAGATTTACCTAAAAATATTCTGATGGTTTTTTTCCTGGGGTTTCGGTTTGATTTGGTTGTTTTGTTGGTGTCGTTTGGATTGTTTCTCATCCTTATTTGTTTCTCATCTTTATAGTTTCATGAATAACAATGTTCTAGCCTACAATGCGTCTAATCCAAACCCCGCGAATAATACTTATAGATTGTTCTTCACTTCTTTGCAAGGGCACCCCAGCTCTTTTGATGAAATTGTGATCCAGCGTCCCGAAACATGAATAATTTCCATAGTAGATGTAATCTCATGACAGTAACACGGATTAGTATTTTGCATTAAATATATGATATGATACTTATTTACAATAAGAGACCTTCAGACCAAAGTTGTCATCATGGGGAATCTGTTGGGGAAACACTGATACACGCCTCTCTACCAATGCACCAAGCCCTAGCCCGACTTGGTGTTGCTGTTACAGGGCATCCTTTAGTCACACTGTACGAGAACTCTAAATCAGTACTACATGAAGTAGAGTCAGAATTACGGCGATCCCCGCTGCTTCGATCAAGGAATGAGTATCTTATGTTTTGGCCAAGCACTGAAGTTTCTAAGTTATTAGTAAAATTAATCCCTGGGAAGTAAGATGATGCTGTAAATGAATTGGGAGTGTTCAGAGCATCTTCTTGCAGTATATCTCCTATTCTAGATAGTATGCTGAAAGCCAAATTTCCAAGGACTCGAGAATATGCTTCCAAGATCAAATGCCCAATATCCTGTAGAAATGAAGCTGACCAAAATTAAAAGACTACTTCTGCCAGTAATAATAATGTACCCTTTCATAAAGGATGTTAATTTCCAACTAAAACCCAGAAAACTCTACAGATAATACATTAAAAACATTTTACTTTCTGACACCTTTTTTTTTTTATTAAAATGTGATGACGTAACTCCATATAAATCGGTTCATACGAGCCGAATCATAAGACACAATCAAAAGGGAAATCATGATTAGTTTTGAAGAGCAGAAGCTATAGGTGGTCAAATGTTTCCCTTTACCTAGAAAGCTAACTGATGATAAGGACCATAACTGCAATCATTCATTGGAATATACATGTCAAGTGAAAGGAATATATAGCTTAAAGTTTATATGGTGTTAGAAGCAATAGACAGAAGGACCACAAATCTAAAGTGTAAGAAAATATAGAATTATTGATCTTTTTTTTTTTTGGTCCAAAGAATTATTGATCAATATATAAGCTTTTAGTAATGAAACTTACCTTGCCATATTGGATTTTTGTGACATCAAGAAAAGTTTGAGGAAGGTTGTGGTATCTGTTCTTGAGCTGATGTAAAAGTCTTTCTGCTCGATCCAGTAGGGACTCCATCTTATCAATCTCGGACATTGGGTCCTTAATGAAGGACCATGATATTCGAACAGGGGATCTACCACTTTCTTGTTCTGTAATTTTTTCTTTCCATGAAAATACAGCAGCTTCCAACCTGTTGATAACCTCGAGTGCGTTGTGTTCGGATTTTATATTGAGAGAATTGAGCATTTCCTCAGCTGAGCTTGATTCTGCAGTTAAGACCTTGTACAGTTCCTCACCAAGGCTTGCTTTTCCTGACTAAAGACAAGGAAAGAAACATAATTATGATCAACCCAAGTCGCATGAACAGAACGTCAATTCTCTCGGTAGCAATTACCAAAGGTAAGTCAAATGTAATAAAAGTAAAAAGCAAATAAATATCTAATAATAAAGGTTGTTTGTCCTGCTTGGTCCTGCTTGACTTTGTTGTACAACGTCTGCTATAGATCCAGTTCAGACTGAAACTAATATGCATTAAGCTTGGCTATATGTTCCTTTTTCTGTCTTTATTTTTTGGTTACGTGGAGACTATTATGCATCACAATGATCAAAGGCACAAAGGATGAAGATGAAGCACACAATGAATTTATATACTGATTTGCCTTCTAATTTTAGAAAATAAGAAATTTGATATACCATCACAATTAAGAAAGGGACAGCAAGAGAAAAATGCCACTACCTTCCAAAGTGCATCCCTGATAATGGTTGGCACAGGCATTTCAAGAAGAACACTTTCATTGATGGTTCTGGCAGCCTTGAATACTTGATGTACCACCCTACCCTGTTTAAGTAACTTATTCTTTGCTGTATCAGAGAGCCCAGTAGCTGGTACCTGAGGTGATGGGAGCCACCATCGCCTGCTCTGACCTGGAGTTCTGTTCCGTCCTTCTGCCCTGCTACCACCTTCTACATACCCAAACTCAGTATCCACCATTGAATCAAGTGTCTCCTGTCAAATTGAAGATATAATAAGGTGAACAGAAACTATCAGTTAATGTGAGCCAAGAAAAGAAAAACTGTAGTGCCACGAATATTGCTGAAATATAAGAGGCCACCTACAATAAGCATGGAGTCCAACTTCTTAAGTGCTGGAAGATTGATGTGTATGTCTGCACGAGCTTTTGGGGTCATAATCTGCACAAAAAAGAATCAGATACAAATCGCAACATAAATTATTGTCATATTGACAATTTAATGTAAAGCTATTTGAAGTGAAAGTTACCTCTAATGTCCGGCCATTAGCACCATTTTGCCTGGCAGGAACCAGCTCAACCATATAGTTGGTAGGGGAGAGAAACCAGTCCATTTCTCGTCGCCATTTCCTTTTCCTCTCTTCAGAAAGTGGTTCCAGTTTCCACAACTCTCCAAAAACCGTTGCTGCAAGTGCATTTTATATTCATATCAGAATCTAATGATCTGACTATCAATTAACTCCAATAATTCTTATATGTATTTTGATTTTTCTAAGTTTGTGAGGCTCATGAATCACATGGCATAGGAATGTAAGACGTCATGTTTGAGCATTGTACTCCACGTGTGAAAGTTGCAAACATGAAGCAAACCTGCTAAATTTGTGATGGCATTTGACAATGCTAAAGCAGTAGTGAGGCCCTTGTACCCTCCAGTAATATCTTCACCTAATAGCAGCTTTGCAAACTTTTCTTTCATTGCCTCCACATCTGTATACTGGAGTGCATAAGCAGGCTTTTCTCTGATATAAAAATTCTTGGGACTGTCTAAGTGCTCCCAGTCATCCAGACCATGGTCATCCTTATTCACTGTCAACCATTTTGAAGAGAATGAGCCAAAAGCATCTTTTCCAGAAGAACAGGTGGAAGCATCATCATCCAATGAGTCAGTTGCAAACCCATCACCTCTACTTGTTCCGCTCTCATTCTCGAAAGATTGAACATTCAGAATGCAATTTTCAAGGCCATTGTATGTCATTATTCCTGAAAGTTATTACCATCTTACACTCATCAGATAGGTGCAAGGAAACAGTAAGGCAGAAGAAAAGCGCACATA encodes the following:
- the LOC101301875 gene encoding alkylated DNA repair protein alkB homolog 8-like encodes the protein MGLARFGRPKGALSSPNLFVANCGPAVGLSHDAIATAFGSFGQVSGVHAADDTGARVVVSFAQESSAQNALNALHGRPCPDLKGRTLHIRYSVLQPTSMGRVDDSVEVSLLHSELKIPGLYLFHDFVTAKEEEELLAAVDERPWKNLAKRRVQHYGYEFCYEVRNVDSKKNLGEFPSFVSPILERISMLSKREDVETIALDQLTVNEYPPGVGLSPHIDTHSAFEGLIFSLSLAGPCIMEFRRYFEGGWLPRTSSSIDIETENSENNSNFLRRAIYLPPRSLLLLSGEARYAWHHYIPHHKIDKVKGSVIRRGSRRVSFTIRKVRTTPCQCEFPLYCDSQR
- the LOC101302168 gene encoding glutathione S-transferase F13-like, translating into MGLKLHGLALSTCTARVTTAIYEKGQEFELIPVNLTTGEHKQSGFLAKNPFGQIPALEDGDLTLFESRAIASYVAEKYKDSGSDLIRHNNLKEAALVKVWSEVEAQTFHPVISTIVHQHLILPLFGQQPDQAVIDANLEKLKNILNVYDARLKSSKYLAGDFFSIADLNHFPYLFYFMRSPWTSVVNDRPHVKAWWEDISSRPSFKKVAEGMALGQK
- the LOC101302459 gene encoding rop guanine nucleotide exchange factor 1-like, coding for MTYNGLENCILNVQSFENESGTSRGDGFATDSLDDDASTCSSGKDAFGSFSSKWLTVNKDDHGLDDWEHLDSPKNFYIREKPAYALQYTDVEAMKEKFAKLLLGEDITGGYKGLTTALALSNAITNLAATVFGELWKLEPLSEERKRKWRREMDWFLSPTNYMVELVPARQNGANGRTLEIMTPKARADIHINLPALKKLDSMLIETLDSMVDTEFGYVEGGSRAEGRNRTPGQSRRWWLPSPQVPATGLSDTAKNKLLKQGRVVHQVFKAARTINESVLLEMPVPTIIRDALWKSGKASLGEELYKVLTAESSSAEEMLNSLNIKSEHNALEVINRLEAAVFSWKEKITEQESGRSPVRISWSFIKDPMSEIDKMESLLDRAERLLHQLKNRYHNLPQTFLDVTKIQYGKDIGHLILEAYSRVLGNLAFSILSRIGDILQEDALNTPNSFTASSYFPGINFTNNLETSVLGQNIRYSFLDRSSGDRRNSDSTSCSTDLEFSYSVTKGCPVTATPSRARAWCIGREACISVSPTDSP